One Hevea brasiliensis isolate MT/VB/25A 57/8 chromosome 6, ASM3005281v1, whole genome shotgun sequence genomic window, GCACTAGGAGGAATATCAACAACTCTTCTTCCAACCCTAATTGCAACCAAGTTGACATAGTAGAGTGACGGCCTCCTGGGATTTTTGAGCAATGGTGTAGTCTTGATCCTCAGGGGCTGCCCAACGGGTCCAAGCCTCAAAGACCCAGAAAAGTTGAGAGACCTAAAGCTAGGAAGGCAATATGAGAAAGTAGATTGGTATAGGCTTTGGGATTGAGACAAAAGAGACAATGGTCCTCTGCCAAGGCCTAGAAGCCCCTGAGGAGGCACTGAGCTGCCTGTGGCTTTTGTAATGCAACCAAAGGTGTAGCCTGGAAGAGAGTCAGTGGCTAGGGTGACAGTGTCCTGCGAGAGGTTTGCTGCTAGGGAGGAGCCGCCGTAGGTCAAGTTGAATGTGCACGCGCTTCCACCGCAAGTGGGGTTGGGTACCTGAAATCAATTCACATGCATTTGAGTGTCTAATCTTGTGAATTGTCAATGTATGAAGATCGATTTCTCATATTTTGGAATCTGGCTCCCATCCAGATTCTCTCTTATTATTTACTCTCGTGAACTTCCTGACAATTGGGCCCTGCCCGCTACAATCATAAGCTTTTGTCccctcaagaaaaaaaaaaataaataaataaataaaaggaagaaATTTACCACTTAAAATTACTTGTCataattcttatttatttttgaaaGTAGACAAGATGAGATGTTtccaattaatttaatattgttaaaatcatttttagaattataaaattttaattaaagttaaatgaattaaaaaaaaattaatatttttattaacttaAGTGAAGAAGCTGGGTAATTTTGTATTTGTTGGTTTCTTTGTCTGTTTTGGATAGCTTTTAGCGTCTTGTTGCCTGTTGTTTTGTTTTGCCTTATTTTGTATTCTGTTGATCTACCTCACTCTCCTGGCTTTTTCATTTAGATGTCTTGTTAGGGACTATCGGATCTAGTTGAATGAATCatactaaaattttttattttaattataataaattttatgaaattaattattaagaattttaaataaatttttacttaaattaaaaatacaaattttataaaCAGACCTAAATATATATAATCATGTTAGGTGTCAACTTTTGACGCGCGGTGGCGCTTGCTTTAAAACAAATTAAACGGGAATCATTACCTGCTTGCACTCAGCAGCTTGGCAGCCAAGGGTTTTGAAGGTGGTAGATTTAGCAGAGTCGAAAGCTGTAGAAGAACACCCAACACAGCCACTGCAAGGAACCCAAGCAGCATCATTGCTAGTATCCATGGCTACGAGCAAGGTCTGGGCTGGGGTTCCAATCTTGGCCCTAACAATGTAAGTTGGGCTCTGAATAAGCTGCCTGCCTGAAGCAATTGGCACCACAGATTTCCTAGCCACTAAGCTTGACAAATATTGAAGCCTAGCTTGGTCCCTGGCCTGCATTTGGAGCACGCTCTCTTCCCATGAGAGTGGTTTGGAGGGCCTAAATGGGGAGCATGGGCTATAAACATGAAACACTTGAAGGGTTGAACCTTGGTCTTGGGTGCTACACTTGGGGTTCAACCCTTGGGCTagggaaaagaagagaaaagctAGAGAAAGGAGGTGGGTTTTCATGGTGGGTTTGAGAGAAAAAAGAAGGTCGTTCTTGAGAGAGAAGGATAGGTGTGTGGAGATATATATAGGTGGGACTAGGAAGGAGTATGGCTAGTGGGTGACAAGCAGGGTGTTGAGAGCAGTAGAAACCAGCTATTAGTAAGATTTCAGTAAGTGGTTTGATTGCTAAACAGActgtattccattttcttttgttGCTAGGCTGGGCCTCTTGTGCCTTTGTCAATTCTTGCCTAAAAAGgatagcattttattttattttattttagagataaatattaaataatttattagtataTTATAATAGTTTTGATTTACAATGTTAAAAATAATTGAGCACAAAAATTGAGACAGaataatgatttattttattgatttaCATTCAAATACATAGAAATTTGTAGATGTTTTGAGGTATTAGCTAGCTTTTTGGActatatatattgtgttgaagGAGTTGAGGACTTGCTTCAAGAAATACTCTTTGGTTATcacaaattaattttttcatttctTGGATTCACATTCTTCTGTTTGTCTACTAATCAAAAGCTGAGGGAACACTGGCGAAATTTAGGGGATATCATGTGAAGTAATAATGGTGATATTTACATTGTATTTTAGGAAAAAAGGTCTTCTTGAAAAGACACTTATCAATGTTTCATGTTCTCAGATCTTTTACAACTACAGAGAGTCAGACAAAGCAACTAACAGTATATACTAGTATGAAGAATCTATGTATCTAGTGTTGTTTGATGCAAGATTAACTAATTAAGGTTAACCATGTTTTATTAATGAAcatgttttcttttatttttatcaatcacaattttctttttttttttatcacttttttttttaatttttcatcatatattttttttttaattttttttctctttttttttcatattattaatctttttttttttaattattatttataaaatattatttatttatttttttaataatttaaacagGGAAATAAAACGTTAATTAAACAAAAAGGCAAAGAAATTAAAGCTAGTAACCCTAGAAAGTTGAAACCCATCCTCAACCCTTACAAGCCCTAATCAAACTCATCAAATCAAGAATTCTATAAAAACCCACTTTTATATTATCTGATTGGATAGTGGAAAGTTGGACTGAAATAATGAAAAAATGGTTTCaaaacccaaatcttgatttgttCAAGATCTCACTTTATACAAGCAATTGTTGTGAAGGTTGGATTGAGTGTGAATGGTCCATAAAGCATAATAaaactctctctttttctctctctaacACACGTACAGAAATCAGAAATAAGAATAATTAACTTTGATTCCATTAAATGATTGTTAATTAAATGAAGATCTTGATCTGATtgcttaattatattaatatacttAAACGCGAAGATGAAGATAGAAAATGAAAGGGGAAGTGACCTGTCTGTTTGTGTTATATGTAGGTTTTGTTTCTTTCTTCTTCCCATATTCACATTGAAAATCCTTGATTCGCACAATGCTATGGACAAAAAACAAAGCACACTAGTGCAGTCAAGCTCAGCTTTGTTAGGGTCAACATTTTTGCtgcaatttttattaatttattttttctatcAGACATTGACATGAATCTAATAAACATACAATTGCATGTGATCCTCTGTAAGTGGAACAATACAGAAATTCCTATAAAATTCCATATGTTTAGTGTTTCTTTGCACCTATTTCTGCCGGTGGCATTCAATTTCTTTTgctaatttcaataaaattagatGTTTCTTATGTAGTAGAAGTTAGAAGAATTCAAACTGTAATTTGAAGTTGAAGATTAATTTCTTGGAACCAAAATGGACAAGTTAATTAAGAGCATGGAAAAGGGTAAATTCATTAAGAACAAAATAAGCATCTCTTGTACGCAAAATCAATCATGGAATTAGCTAAGTTTTGATGGAGAAAAAGTGATTGATGATGAAATGTTCATTGGCTAAAATCAAAGGAGTAAATAGAAATAGTGAGCAGACATGTGAATGTACAATCATTTTACATTCTCGTGAGCCAACTTATGATTCTCCTGCTGGCTATGACATGATCTCAATGATaccttctttctttttaattGGACACCTCCATTttcaagagttttttttttttacttacacCCATCTGATCGAATGATTTTATAATCAAAATCAAATTACAGACCAAAATATCGAACTGAAAAATTGAATTAGATTGGTTCAACTTCTTAGTTAAAACTGTCAAAGTCTTGAATCCTAATTTCAAGCCTTTGATTTCAGAAATCGAACCAGTAAATCAGTGACCACTCCAAATCAAGTTAATACATACAAATTTGCAATAAGAAACTTAATTTTTAACAAGGATATAGAAGTAGGTACAATTTTGAAGTATTTAAgtaataaagaaagaaaggagaTCACGAGTAACTTATTACAATATTTAACAAAGTGAAATCTACAACTCTTACTGATCTGCTTCAGGGAAAATATCAGAGTGAAGAGATGAGCAAATGAGCACCCTGCTGCAGTCTTTGGCTTACTTTTTTCTTGCCCTTCCTCACCCACTCATCACTCGCCACCTTCTGTTCCCCTCCATTCTGTACTTGTTCTGTATGCTTTGTGAGGATAATAGCGAAATATGTGTCACGTGAGGTGCTTGCATGGATGATGGGTCACTCTTGTTTGCCGACAACCATAGATTTATTCACGCCCCCCCGGCATGTTTTCTGCTTTATTCCTTTTCTTCTCACTCAGTCACTCTTCATCATTACTCTCTAACTTTTATTccttttaattctttattttcatGAATTCTCAAACGAATCTATTTCATTAGTAGGACTATGATTCCTgataaactaaaaatttcaagcCATATCACAAGACTAACATTAATTCACTAATAATGTAGACTTTTGCGAGAGTAAATTTAACAGTAGTATACAATTAAAAAATAGCTCTTATCATCGAAATATAGTTGAATCAGTAACATAGAATTGATCTCTTAGCAGAGTTTACTTGTAAGATTAGGAGTTTGAATATTCTTATTCTTTAAAAtctaaaacttaaaattttagtttGGTGATAGATAATTAGGTATATCTCTCAACACttaataaaaatgttggagtctatttttttcttaataaaattaaagaaataaataatggGGTAAGTCAAATCAGAAAAAACTAATCTTTGAATTTGGGTAAGGGTAACATGATGTTTTGGGCATAGTCATGGACGATAAAGAAATAGGTTAAACGATATGGGGATCTCCCCAACTATGGCCCTAAAGTGAAGCTCCTCCTCAAGGGACCACAACCCTATGGAGAAATGGAAAATTCGCTCATTTCATGGACCGTGTGTCAGGTATTGGCGTATTAGAAAGCCTCATGAACCTAACATTATTAAGTGGTCGGTTCCACCACGAATGGCTACCCAGTCCCCCCTCCTCTTTTTTCTTGCTTGCAATACATATTATCCCTTCTACTTTGGTttataaattaaagaattaagatAAGGGGAAAGAGAAATCAACATTTTTAACCTCCAAATTCAAATCATGTCACTCGTTCTTGTGAAAATAAAAGACATGATTATCTCCTGATTTGCCCAAAAAGTGTCTTTTGCTATATCCTAGAGATAAGGTATAATGTGCTTTTCTGCTTTTTCTATACCCCTTCTTTCCTGCCAAATCATGATATTTCAACACAAATCTCTTCAAAACACAACCAACTAGATGGCTATCAGTTTTTGCATCCAATTATCAACTTTAAAAATCAATTCTCAATAGAATTTTCTTTAGGGAAGATCAGTTGAATCTcttcctctttctttgctatcaatTTCTAGATCACAACTTGAAATCACCTGTATGTTTTGATATTTAAACTATTCTCTTACAACTTGTATGTATACTAGATATTAACTCGCAGAAAAAAGAGTGGGATATTCTGTTATACATTATTGTACCACAAACACACAGAGGGTCAATGTCACGTCCTGGAACTGGACCAGATCAAAACCCCAAGTGTCCAATGCACTTGCTATTTTCCTAAGAAACACTTGAGTTCAGCACCTAATTTGAACACTTAAATTAGAAATCTGTGGATAAACATGCCCATCAGGCAGAACTATTTAGAAACACTTGCATGCCAATTCCATTTAGAAACTCTCTATCATTTGCATATCATCTATCATAATGCTATTGGCCCCCAGTAATACCATAGGACCACCAGAATACCACTACTGCCAACATGGATCCAACTATCTCTACCAAATCGTCACCACCAGAAACCTGCTGCCATCTTCACCATGAAGACAAATATCTCACCTCTATGCTATTGCAAACCTAGATATAGTTGACATTGCCCACCACCACAACTGTTCACTGTTCCATCATATCCCTTATTTCTAACTTCTATGCATCTCTATCACAGTGTTCAACAATGAAACGCCACAACAATTAGTAGTATTCAACTTCCAACCCCTCCCTAACCACTTGAGATCCCCTTCATTAAACTCTTCACTGCATCCCAATTTCCTCATCCAATTACACACCAATAAACAAAGCTTGTACCCTTCACTTTGCATCTTATAATTGCCAATAATGCATTCTAAGATTCAAAAACCCAAGACTTAGATCAATAACTGCAATTCTTAGTAGAGTTGAACTTTTGTTTGCCTTCCATATGCAACTTATGTGTGCATACATGGACAAACCACTTCATTACTTTACAGGCTGACCTGACTAGCAGAAATTCCTCATTTCTATTCTGCAGTGTTAATATTCAGAACATTAAGCTTCTCCATCATGTAATCATCTAGCTCAACTAGGTCAAAACCAGCAACAACTGTTATTCATTATGTTAATTGATCTCTCTCTTGATTTAATAGTGTGCTCTATTTATCTGCCAAAAATGAAGGAAGAATAAAATTTGTACTGTGTTTGTCTAGCGCCAAATATTGCAATTTGTAATCCTAAATTGAGATATAAAAGAACTTCCTTAATTTACACCTATATTACTCTATCCCTTAATTTGATATAATTATCCTGAGGTTTCTAAACAGTGATATTTCTAAATGGCTATGGATCAAAATTTCACCCATCCCAAAAACAAAGTTTTATGGGTTTGACCACCTGGACTGCACTAATATCTACTCCATTTCCCAATTGGGGATGTTGGCTGTAGCTTCATTCACCATCTTTACAAGGGTTAACTGCAGATATGATAAGGGGAAAATTGTCATTGCCATTCCATGGGATGAGAAAGAAACAATCGACAAGGCTCAGAAAGTGATTGCCTTGAGGGAAGATAAAGGACAAATCAACAAGTTACAAAGTTCAAAACTTTCAAACGAGTAAACAATGGAAAGATAAATTCTGCAACCATTTACCTCCCCACTAAGATATTAACAGAGACGAGATTGAAAATCCACTGAGATTTTTGGTTGAAGGTTGGTGAGATGGAAGGCAAGAACATTGTTTCGCACAATATGCCAACAATTTACCAATTTTATCCTTAGTTTTCTCAGTTAATAACCACCAAATGACAATATAAAACGAGATGTTAATAGAAGCTAGAGTAACCCAACAGCCTATATGcagaaaagcattataaatgtcACTTTGAAAACGGAAAATACAGCATGTTTTTTTTCAAATTAGTAAGAAGCAAAGGGCAAAAGTAATATGTAACTATTGAATTATTGATATTTCTTAAAACATACCACACTTTCAGGAACCACTGGAGGGGGCAAGGACAGATTTTTTGGAGTAGGTCTGTGTAGATAGGATCTCTTGTCAAATCGCCACTCTCCAATTTTACCATATGTTAGCTTACCCTAAACATTAAGTAAACCTcagataataaattaaaaataatggaTTAACAATGTTGATaatgatgagagtgaaaaaaagaaaataaaacaatttgCTTCAGGAATTTAAAGAGaaacaaaaatttaattttataactgTAATAGCATCTCTTCTTAAATAGAAATATTTTCATTTTACCTTTAAGTTGTAGTCACATCCATAAGTGTAATGAACGATAAACTTTTTGCAATTTCCAGATCCCAAGGGGGCTGCATCATTGAGAATAGAGACTCTTATAAACCAACTCACGCACAAAATCTATTTTGCATCTCAAAATCTTACTAAAGTTAGTGAAATTGGATATTAATTTCAGTGCAAAGAATGAACCTGCAACATAAAGTCTTTCCGAAGAATGTGCTGCACACCATGCAAAGTTGAAGCTACAGCATATGCATACCTTAGTTCAGCAAGAAAAGCAGGGGTGCCAAAAGTATGTTAATATGGAgttcctttttaatttttaattttttatcaataggtTAGCATGCAGTTAATACAAAGTAGATAGTAAGTGAATAAGTTTTTCCTACACTTACATTTCTAGCACCCAGCCAAAAGTTTTATCAGTCTCCTGGTCATCTTTCATTTTCAAGGAAACATTCATCCATGTAGGAGCAATTTTCTCCAACAATTCCTGAATAATATAAATTCATTTTTCTCCCAACCGAAACACAAGGAATATAATAGCTAAACTCAAGCAAGTATGACAACATCAAGGATAACACCATacaaaatttaatttcattacaCAAGCATAAAATAATGTATTTTCAATATTCAGAATGGAAATGGATGATCAGAACATACACTGCAGTAAATAATTGGCCCATTCTGAAGTTAGAACAAGGGATTTCACCTTCTTGATAATGACAGGAGAATTTCCAATCGGATCAACATTTGTCACAGGACCTTTCTTGACTGTATAAAACTTCCTTATGATTTTTTCATTATCAGCAGGTTTAATGTAAAAAAATGGAAAAGCAGCTGGATACCCTCCATGTGCCAAATTTGGAAGAGTATTTATGAATATGTGATCAGGCTCTACCATCAATATGTATCTGCATGAATAACATGGAAACAGGCATTAAGAAATTGTAAAGGCAAATTTTGTGTCATTTCAAGACCATCAAAAATAGAAAAGCTCACTCTTCTTCAATTGTAGCCTTTTCCAGCCATTGCATAAAAGCCCAAGGTCTATTTAGCACAATGTATCCCTGGTTATGAAATTGAAAACCACATCACAGCATGTATCAATGAGATAGATTCATATGACCAAAAAAGTGAAAAATTCATTAAGAAAAATGAGAggaaaacaaaaataaaagatGAAATTCAATAAAGAGATCACAAGTCACCCAACAAGCAATTCATTTAATTTTGGCATActtcaaatttcaataaatgaaaccCAAGACATTAAACTTTTACATTAGAATTGAGTCCTCATTCCTCAAATAAGATGTGGAAGGTATAGGCTTCATGTGGGTATTAATATCTGTTTCTTTCCACTTCTAGATTTCATTTTTAGGAAAGAAATTCATTGGTGCATTCATAAGCCATGCTCTCTTGAGATGTGATCATCACTAGAAATAAACAGTCATAAGTTGTGAACTATTCCTGCATTCTTCTGTTATTCATACAACAGCACAAACTACAGACAGCTTACTTTGGCATGCAATAATGTACTAAGACCCAGAAAATTCTCATACCAAACAGTATTAATAAAACCAATAGCTAATGTCAATAATCTGCAATATTGTATCCAAATGACAAAACACATTTGTCTTAAAGATGCAATCCTTTCCTACAGTCAAAATGGTTTCTTCAAATTGTTCTCATGTTAATCCCATTAACACCTCTCCACTCATGCAAACCCAATCACCACAGCCCCTGCCctccaaatttaaaaaaaaaaaaaaaaattattatttcacaTCTCTAAAGAGTACATATACAAAATGAATTAGAGGACAGAAATATGATATGGCTCAAGTAAAGACAAATCACATGCAAGTATCTATTGAAAATAATGCATTTGCAAAATAGGTAGCCAAAGAATTCTCAACCAACTAGAAAGAATGCAGAAACCTCACCCGATCCAAGCCTGCTGGAAGAGGATCAACCACAACTGTAGGAATCTCATCCATCAAGTTATCAGGATTTCCTGAGTGCAAAATTCATGTGAATCCTCCCATCTCTGGCCCAGGTAGATCTTTCTTTTTCTTATACCAATAGTACATAATGCGACACTGCCATTTACTATAAGGAGAATCAGTTGCTGTTAAGGCAACATGGAAGGGAACTTTGGCATTCTTTGGTTTCTTTGCATCTTCAGGCATTTCAATAACAGGATCAAAAAATAGAGCACCATTTGAATCGTCACACATCCATTTCCCAACAGATCTATTGTGGATTATCGCAGTGACCAAATTGTATGTGGCAAAGAAAAAGCCAAGAACCAAGAGAATGAAAAGCAACGGAGAAGCATGCCCCATTACCTTCCTCTCAATCATTGATAGTCAAATCAAGATCCAAAAATCTCCAAACTATTGGATTTTCaaaaaacaaaaatcctagtATCATAAAAGGTTTATAAGCAACCGTTTATCGACATTTTCCAATATGCAAGCCCAGAATATACGTTATAAACATTATTTAATCTGATACAATTCCGATTTAATTTAGGAGTTTTCCAGACAAATGAAAGCTCCAGCCAGTAACCTGCACCTGCAAAAGAATAAGGACCAAAAATCGACTTTAGTAGCAACCATTATGCAAGGATCAGATCCAACAAACACAAATTCAAAGTATGTATAATTTTCTCACTTCAGACGAAATATATCCAAAACTTTGAAATTCCTTTCCAGTCTATCAGTTCATAACATAATTTAAAAGCAAATTTAAACAAGGCATCACTGACAGACACCACAATAATAATCACGTTTGCCATGTTGAAATTTAAAACAGGGAAAGGAAAAATATCGCACGGAATTCATTGCACTAAATTCTCCACTTGAACAGTTCAGTACACAACATATAGAAATTTCCAGCCATGTTTAAGCGAAGACCGCCAAAATTGGAGCTCTCAAATGTCAACACCAATTTGGAATCAAATTGAAAGAGAACCGTCAACACTTATATTAATTGAACAAACACAAGAAAAATTAGAAGAAAATCATGAATTTCAATCAGCAAATAAAGATGAATTGAATAAATGGTGAATTTTGCAGTAGAATAATATAATCACCTTAAGAAACCAAATGGGTTCTCAAAAAATGAAAAATACACCAATAGCAATGAAAAAGAGACGAAATTTacttagaaaaagagaaaaaaataaaaaagtgagATATGCTTTGAATAAAGAAGgtgaataaaatacaaaaacaAGAATCAATGTAGGAATCGTGTTACTGAATAAAGCATGAAAGCTTAAAGAAATAGCCATATAATCACCCATCTGACACTTCACCGCCATTGGTCATCGTcatgcagagagagagagagaagcagaGGGAGGAAAGGAGAGTAACGTACGATCTGATGTGAGTTGGTGACGTGCTCATGGAGATCGAATGATGGCTTTTTTGGGTTCGAGAAGTGAAAGAGAGGTTTGGAAAGTGAGGATTTTTGCTTTCCAGTGTTTCTTCTGTGTCCTCTACCAGTGGAAGAAGATCAATggctacacacacacacacacatatatatatatatcttatctctaatatttcaattaatggtgataaattataaagtagaTTTAGTcatcatttaaattattttctataattattcattgatttttatataaaaataaaaaatactttttcatattttatgtatttaaaattaaaaaaaataaatttattggctttgaaaataaaaatatttttcatactcTTTTGTGAATTAGACAttaacaaaatatttttttttctcttacaaaaataaaatgaatgtgataaaaaaaaataacttttttcttttttttttctaaataaaaataataactttTCTTTGTTtcatgaatatttattaaaaatgtgaaaataaaattttttttgtctTTGTGAATAAAATGTTTTCCATACTTATTTGTGAATTAGACATTAAGAAACTAATAAGAAATTGTTTTCCTCTTAAAATATTAAAcgattcattaaaaaaaaaacttttctttgtAACTCATTTTAgtgaatatttttaaaaaattacaatatattatatattgaataaataaaatatttttattaaaattaatttatataaaattaattaaaatatataaatataatataaatatttaatctaataattattaaattcattcTTATATAAGATTAAACTTATAAAAGTCATATTCATTTTAAAAAGCTTTATCCTATGTTTGGAAAACTATGTAagtaggaaagaaaataaaaaataaaaagtgaagataaaattattttcctttatcTATATGGATattaaagagaaaatgaaaaaggaaaaattattttataaataataaaacttCTATTTGAGCAATTTTTCTCCGACATTCTATTTAAATCAAAGAGAAAATAAATTGTAGACCACATTTATTATTCTTTCTTatcaaattttcttcattttaaaCATGGTAGGAAAAGAAAATAtttgtattttactttttaattttccaTCAGACTTGATTTTaagtaatatataaaaaaaacttaGAACATATTGTAATtatacacaatttttatttatataataatttctccatgggaatgctctgagcaaATGAGCAAAAAATTACAACACATTCCGATAAACGTTCAGAACTTCTGAGTGGTCTGTACTTTTTGTTCCATCAAAAGCACAGCaccttatcattttaattcactgCTTTTTCTCCCTCTGCCATATAAACCATATCAGTACAATAGGACCGATGCACAACAAAGAACCTGAAATATGGAGGCAGTTCTGGCAGCAAACCCAGTCATCAAAGTCGTCGCTCTTTCTGGCTCTCTTCGCAAAGCATCCTATAACCGTGGCCTCATTCGTGCAGGTACCTAACGCCCCTCTGTCTTTCTCTCTATCTGTTCTATGTATTTTGAGTTCTCCTTCATCTGTGAGTTGGGTTTTGATTCTTTGTACATAAAatagttgtgatttgagattttcttttttatttttgaagTGGGTTTTTGATGTAATTTGATGTTGTTGGTGTTTGATTGAAGCAATGGAATTAAGCAAGGAGTCAGTGAATGGTCTTCAAATCGATTACATTGACATATCACCTTTGCCTATGCTCAATACCGATCTTGAAGGAGCCGATGGTTCTTTCCCACCCGTCGTTGAAGCTTTCCGCGAAAAGATTCTTGAAGCCGATAGCGTCCTTT contains:
- the LOC110641877 gene encoding aspartyl protease AED3, producing the protein MKTHLLSLAFLFFSLAQGLNPKCSTQDQGSTLQVFHVYSPCSPFRPSKPLSWEESVLQMQARDQARLQYLSSLVARKSVVPIASGRQLIQSPTYIVRAKIGTPAQTLLVAMDTSNDAAWVPCSGCVGCSSTAFDSAKSTTFKTLGCQAAECKQVPNPTCGGSACTFNLTYGGSSLAANLSQDTVTLATDSLPGYTFGCITKATGSSVPPQGLLGLGRGPLSLLSQSQSLYQSTFSYCLPSFRSLNFSGSLRLGPVGQPLRIKTTPLLKNPRRPSLYYVNLVAIRVGRRVVDIPPSALAFDPSTGAGTIFDSGTVFTRLVTPAYIAVRDAFRQRVGNATVTSLGGFDTCYSVPIVAPTITFMFSGMNVTLPPDNLLIHSTAGSTTCLAMAAAPENVNSVLNVIANMQQQNHRILFDVPNSRLGVAREQCS